In Desulfoferula mesophila, the genomic window TCCACTGCCACGGCACGGTGCTCAAGCAGGACAAGGACGGCAGGCTTGATCCCATGACCTGGCCCAACGTGGGCGTGGGGCGGCTCAACCTGGACGGCTCCAAGGGCTCCTGCGCCGCCTGCCACACCCGGCACCGCTTCTCGGTGGCCGAAGCCCGCAAGCCCGACACCTGCGGCCAGTGCCACCTGGGCCCGGACCATCCCCAGATCGAGATATGGAACGAGTCCAAGCACGGGGCCATCTATCACTCCGAAGGGGCCAAGTGGAACTTCGCCGCCGCGCCGGGCACCTGGACGCCGGGGGTGGACTACCGCACCCCCACCTGCGCCGCCTGCCACATGAGCGGCTCGGGCAAGGTGCTCACCACCCACGACGTGACCGAGCGCCTGTCCTGGGAGCTGCAAGCCCCCCTGACCATCCGGCCTCAGGACTTCAAGCCTTGGCCCGCCAAGAGCTCCTGGCAAGAGGAACGGGCCAAGATGCAGGCGGTGTGCAAGCAGTGCCACAGCGAGGAGTGGGTCAAGAGCCACTACGCCCAGATGGATGGGGTGATCAAGGACTACAACGAGGTCTACTTCAAGCCCACCAAGGCCAAGCTGGATGAGCTGTACGCCAAGGGCCTGATGCCCAAGGACGCCTTCTTCAAGTCGCCCCTGTGGAACGAGTTCTATGAGCTGTGGCACCACGAGGGCCGCCGGGCCCGCATGGGCGCGGCCATGATGGCCCCGGACTATTCCTGGTGGCACGGCTTCTACGAGTGCAAGAAGCGCTATGTCAAGTTCCACGAGGAGGCCGATCGCCTGATCAAGGAGCACAAGAAGGCCTACGTGGCGCCCTACTTCCCCGGGGCCACGGGCAACACCACCAAGCCGCCCCAGATATTCGGCACCAAGAAGTAACTGCCTTCCACCCGCAATCCCCGCCTTGCCTCGCCAGGGCGGGGATTGTATTTTGGGTAAGCGACACCTCGGCGGCTCTCCGGGGCCTTTTGCCGGCGCCGGCCCGCAGGGGCCGGCCTCCTGGCCGCCCGCCCGGTTCGCGTTGTATCAACCAATCGCTACGCGCGATTTTGTCCGATCACGGGAGGCTTCATGCCCAAACATCTGGTCCTGGCCGGAGCGGGCCACGCTCATATGATGGTGCTGCAAAACCTGGCCCAGATCGTGGGGCAAGGGGTGGAAGTCACGGTGATCGGCCCCGGGCCGCGCCACTACTACTCGGGCATGGGTCCGGGCATGCTGGGTGGGGACTACGAGCCCCAGGAGATCAGCTTCCCGGTGCAGGCCATGGTGGAGCAGGCCGGGGGCAGGTTCCTGCAGGACAGGATGGTGGGCATAGACCCCACGGCCAAGCTGGTGCTCACCAAGGACAGCGGGCCGGTGCCCTATGACGTGCTCTCCTGCAATACCGGCAGCGCCATCCCCGATGAGACGGTGGAGGACCAGGCGCGCATATACCGGGTCAAGCCCATCGAGAACCTGCTGGAGGCGCGCCTGCGCCTGAGCGAAATAGCCCGCCAGCGCAAGGTGAGCGTGGGGGTGGTGGGCGGCGGCCCGGCCTCCCTGGAGATCGCGGGCAACGCCTGGGCCCTGACCCGCCGCAACGGCGGCCAAGGCGCCGAGGTGCGCATCTACGCGGGCAGCCGTTTTTTGAAGCGAGCCCCGGAAGGCGTCGCCTCGCGGGCCAGGGAGATAATCGCGGGACGGGGCATCGAGATAATAGAGGGGGCCTACGCCAGGCACGTCGGCTCGGACCGGGTGGCCTTGGACGACGGCCGCGCCTTTGAGCACGACCTGGTGTTCCTGGTCACCGGCGTGAAACCGCGCCCCCTGTTCGGGCCCTCGGGCCTGCCCACCGGGCCGGAAGGCGGGCTCATGGTCAACCGCTTTTTGCAATGCCCCGATCACCCCGACATCTTCGGCGGAGGCGATTGCGTCTACTATGGGCCCCAGCCCCTGGCCAAGGTGGGGGTGTACGCGGTGCGGCAAAACCCGGTGCTGCTCAACAACCTCCAGGCGCGTCTCACGGGCGGCGAGCTCGAGGCCTTTGAGCCGGGCGGGGCCTATCTGCTCATCTACAACCTGGGCGGCGGAGTGGGCATCCTGCACAAGTGGGGCCTAATCTTGCAGGGCAAGCTGGCCTTCAAGATCAAGGACCACATCGACCGCGGCTTCATGATCCGCTTCAAGCCGGAGTGGGACCGGTAAACAGGAGGTCAGGAACAAGCGTCCGGGTCAAAATATAAAAGGGAAGAGTTGTGAAAGAAAAAAGGGGGGAACATGACCGAACCACTCGACGCCCACGGACAACCGCTTATCAGGGCCTATAATTGCAAACAACACCACGACCGCACCTTGGATGAACTTCTCGGCCTGGCCAAGGGCATGGCCGCCGACGGGTGCATTAATCAGTTGGAGGCCGAATTTCTGCAAAAATGGCTGATCAAAAACAACGATCTAAATGCCACCTGGCCGATTAACGTCATCAACAACCGCGTGAACCAGATGCTGTGCGACGGGGTTTTGGATGGCAATGAACAAAAAGAACTGCTGGAGCTTCTTTGTTCCTTTACCGGCCAAATTCCGGTGGAGCGGGAGTTGGAAAACATGTCCTGCACTCTGCCCCTGGACAGCCCGCCACCTGCTTTACAGTTTCAAGGAAGGGCCTACTGCTTTACCGGGAAGTTTGTTTCCGGTACCCGTAACGATTGTCAGACGGCGGTATTGCAACTGGGCGGCGCGGTAAAAAACACTGTCTCCAAAAAAACTGATTACTTGGTTATCGGCGTTATCGGCAGCCGTGACTGGGTCCACACTTCCTACGGCCGTAAAATAGAACGTGCCATGGAACTGCGTGATGAAGGTCACGGGCTGGCCATAGTATCCGAAGACCACTGGGCCCAGCACGTTTACGGAACCGAACCTTTTTAACCACCATCGGAAAGGCCGCCCCATGCCCATACCCGGCAACCTCTTGACCACGGCCATGGCCGTCATGCCCCACCGCGACGTGGACCGGGCCCTGGAACTGGCCCTGAGCCTGGATATCCCCTTCTGGCCCCAGCTACCCCACGTGAGCTACTACGAGGACATGTACGTGCAGGCCTCGGAGCACTTTCCCGGCACGGTGGTGGATATGGAAAAGCAGACCCTGTCCTTTTCCATGGACAAGTTCATGGCCGAGTTCGAGGCCACCATGAGCCACTTCGACGAGCCGGGCTACTTCGACATCTCGCCGCAGTATTCGGCGGTGTACCACAAGTTCCTGGAGATGGACCTGGCCGACCGCCCGGCCATCCGGGGGCAGTTGGAAGGGCCCATCAGCTTCGGGCTCAACGTGAAGGACCAGAACGACCGCCCCATCCTCTTCGACGACACGGTGCGGCCCTTCTTGCTGGAAGTGATGGCCCGCCGGGTCAACGAGCAACTGGTGCGCCTCAAGCAGCTCAACCCCAACGCCTTCATGTTCATCGACGAGCCGGGGCTGCAATTCATCTTCAGCGCCCTGTCCGGCTATTCCGACACCCAGGCTCATAAGGACCTGGAGCAGTTCTTTGCGGCCATCGAGCGTCCCCGGGGGGTGCACCTGTGCGGCAACGTGGACTGGGACTTCCTGCTCAACCTGGACATAGACGTGCTCTCGTTGGACGTGTACTCCAACGGCGAGATATTTGCCTCCTACGCCGGGGCCATCAAGCGCTTTTTGGATCGCGGCGGGGTCCTGGTGTGGGGCCTCACTCCCACCAACGTCGAGCCATTCGAGTCCGAGAGCATGGAGAGCCTGTACAACCTGCTCATGGACATGTGGAGCTTCTTGGAGCGCCGGGGTCTGGACCGCGACCAGTTGGTGGCCCAGGGGCTGATCTCCCCGGCCACCTGCTGCCTGGTAAATCCCGACGGCACCGCCACCGTGGAAAAGGCCTTCACCATGGTCAAGCAGTTGTCGGCGCGGCTGAGGGGCGAGATGGGGGTGGGTTAGCCCGCGCGTTGACGCCCCCCCTCCCCTTGGGTATATTGCCTGGGTGATCCGCAACCGCACCAGGAGGACCAGGCAAGTGCGAGTTCTTTCGGGTATTCAGCCTTCGGGCACCCTGCACATAGCCAATTACTTCGCCATGATGCAGCGCATGATCCGCTTCCAACAGGAGCACACCCTGTTCTGCTTCATCGTGAACCTGCACGCCCTGACCACGGTCTACGACGGCGAGCGCCTCAAGACCGACACCATGAACGCGTGCCTGGACTTCCTGGCCCTGGGCCTGGACCCGGAAAAGGCCTTCTTCTGGGTGCAGGGCGACGTGCCCGAGGTCTGCGAGCTCACCTGGATCCTCAACAACCACACCCCGGTGGGGCTCCTGGAGCGGGCGCACTCCTACAAGGACAAGATCGCCAAGGGCTTCCAGCCCCACAACGGCCTGTTCTCCTACCCGGTCCTGATGGCCGCCGACATCCTGCTCTACCAGGCCGACGCCGTGCCGGTGGGTAAGGACCAGAAACAGCATCTGGAGATCACCCGCGACATCGCCATCAAGTTCAACAACGCCTATGGCGAGACCTTCACGGTGCCCGAGCCCTGGATCGAGGAGGACACCGCGGTCATTCCCGGCCTGGACGGCCAGAAGATGTCCAAGAGCTACGGCAACACCCTGGAGATCTTCGCGCCGGAGAAGTACCTCAAGAAAAAGGTGATGAAGATCGTCACCGACTCCACCCCGGTGGAAGAGCCCAAGAACCCCGAGACCTGCAACGTCTTCGCCCTGGTCAGCCTGTTCATGGACGCCCAGGAAAAGGCGGCCCTGGCCGAGCGCTACCGGGCCGGCGGCATGGGCTACGGCGAGGTGAAGAAAGAGCTCTTCGCCCGCATGTGGGAGTACTTCGCCCCCTACCGCGCCAAGCGCGAGGAACTGGCGGGCAACCTGGACTACGTGCGCCAGGTCATGGCCAAGGGCGCGGACAAGACCCGGGCCGTGGCCAACGAGACCCTGGACCTGGTGCGCAGCCGGGTGGGGCTCAACTATTAGCCCGGCCAAGTTTCCCTTCAGCCCCCGGCGCTGGCGCCTGCGTCAGCAAGAGCTGGCCCGCGAGTTGGGCCTGCCCGCTCAGCGGCCCGCCCGGGAGCTGGCCCTGCGCATCTCCCAAACCTTGGAGCTACCCCGGCGGGTCTTCGCCCGCCATTGCCCGGAGCTGTGCCCCGATTGCGCCCGGCCCTGCTGCGCGCGCATCAGCCGCCACGGCATTCTGGACGCCGCCGATCTCATCCTCATGGCCGTACTAAACCCGGACGGCGCGCCCTATCCCTCGGCCCGCTCCGAGGCCTGCCCTTTTCTCAGCCCCGAAGGTTGCGAGCTGCCCTGGTCGGCCCGGCCCTATGCCTGCTTGCACTACGTGTGCGACGCCCTACGCCGGGCGATGTCTCCTGAAGAAGCGCAAGAGGTGGAGCGAGCCCTGGCCCGGGCCGGGGAGCTAAGGAGCGAGCTGGTGGCGGCCTACACCCAGGGGCGCGGGACGCCATAAAAAACGGCCCCGGCGCATCGCCGGAGCCGCGTTTGGTCTCGGTCGGGTGGTTTTCAGCCCTGGGCTTTTTCCTGCTTCTTGAGTTCCTGGCCGCAGCCCAGACCCTGTTGCATGCCCACCTTGAAGCACTGGTTGCAGGAGATGCAGGTGGCCTTTTCCTCGCCCGCCTGCCAGCGCTTGGCCAGGTCGGGCTGGCGGATGAAGGGGCGGCTCATGGCCACCGCGTCCACCTGGTCCAGAGCCTTTTCCACCTGGGACTTGCTGCGCCAGCCGCCCACGCAGATCACCGGGCAGGACACCGCCTTTTTAATGGCCGCGGCGTTGGCCAGGAAGTAGCCCTCTTCCTCGGCCTGCTTGACCACCCGCGAGGGCGAGAGCTTACCCGCCGCCGGGGTTCCGCCGCTCACCTCGATGGCGTTCATGCCCCGCTGGGCCAGGCCCTGGGCCACCGGCAGGCTCTCTTCCAGAGTCAGCCCGCCCTCCACGGCGTCGTAGCTGTTGAGCTTGATGAACACCGGGTACGTGGGCCCCACCGCCTGGCGGGTGGCGGCCAGCACCTCGTAGGCGAAGCGGGCCCGGTTGGCCGGGCTTCCGCCATAGTCGTCGGTGCGTTGGTTGGTCAGCGGGCTCAGGAACTGGTTGATGAGATAACCGTGGGCTCCGTGTAACTCAACCGCGTCGAACCCGGCGGCCCTTACCCGGGCGGCGGCCAGGGCAAAGGCCTCGATGGTGTCCTCGATCTGCATCAGGCTCATCTCGGCCACCTCCTCGCCAAAGGCGGGGTTGAGCATGGCCGAGGGGCCTATGGGCTGCTGCCCGATCCAGTCGGCCTTGGTCTGGCCGCCGGCGTGCACGATCTGCATGGCCACCAGGCCGCCCGACTTGTGCACCGCGTCGCTGATGCGGGTCAGGGGGCCCACCAGGGCGTCGATGTGCGCGCCGGTCTGCTTGGGCAGGCCCCTGCCCTCGGGGCTGATATAGGCGTAGCCGGTGATGATCAGCCCCACTCCGCCCTCGGCCAGGTCGGCCAGCGCGTTGATCAACTCGTGGGAGGGCACGCCGTCATCGTCGGCCAGGCCCTCCCAGGTGGCGCTGCGCACCAGGCGGTTGGGGATGCTCAGGTCTTTGATTTTCCAAGGGGTGAAAATGTCGGCCATGATTTCCTCTTCGGGTTGAAAGA contains:
- a CDS encoding multiheme c-type cytochrome yields the protein MKKAIILAGLAMLAAIWCLAPGGAWAQDKTAPNQAKVKEFRIVRGMSPQAQACIECHKIVSPGIFDDWAGSRHANANISCLDCHQAKDSDPDLSKAHQAVYEKGDNPWSKSEYMTPIAGVVSPKDCSRCHPDEAKQYSVSKHANTLQIIWTIDPWLNFGLNSGLERVNGCFHCHGTVLKQDKDGRLDPMTWPNVGVGRLNLDGSKGSCAACHTRHRFSVAEARKPDTCGQCHLGPDHPQIEIWNESKHGAIYHSEGAKWNFAAAPGTWTPGVDYRTPTCAACHMSGSGKVLTTHDVTERLSWELQAPLTIRPQDFKPWPAKSSWQEERAKMQAVCKQCHSEEWVKSHYAQMDGVIKDYNEVYFKPTKAKLDELYAKGLMPKDAFFKSPLWNEFYELWHHEGRRARMGAAMMAPDYSWWHGFYECKKRYVKFHEEADRLIKEHKKAYVAPYFPGATGNTTKPPQIFGTKK
- a CDS encoding NAD(P)/FAD-dependent oxidoreductase — encoded protein: MPKHLVLAGAGHAHMMVLQNLAQIVGQGVEVTVIGPGPRHYYSGMGPGMLGGDYEPQEISFPVQAMVEQAGGRFLQDRMVGIDPTAKLVLTKDSGPVPYDVLSCNTGSAIPDETVEDQARIYRVKPIENLLEARLRLSEIARQRKVSVGVVGGGPASLEIAGNAWALTRRNGGQGAEVRIYAGSRFLKRAPEGVASRAREIIAGRGIEIIEGAYARHVGSDRVALDDGRAFEHDLVFLVTGVKPRPLFGPSGLPTGPEGGLMVNRFLQCPDHPDIFGGGDCVYYGPQPLAKVGVYAVRQNPVLLNNLQARLTGGELEAFEPGGAYLLIYNLGGGVGILHKWGLILQGKLAFKIKDHIDRGFMIRFKPEWDR
- a CDS encoding BRCT domain-containing protein, whose translation is MTEPLDAHGQPLIRAYNCKQHHDRTLDELLGLAKGMAADGCINQLEAEFLQKWLIKNNDLNATWPINVINNRVNQMLCDGVLDGNEQKELLELLCSFTGQIPVERELENMSCTLPLDSPPPALQFQGRAYCFTGKFVSGTRNDCQTAVLQLGGAVKNTVSKKTDYLVIGVIGSRDWVHTSYGRKIERAMELRDEGHGLAIVSEDHWAQHVYGTEPF
- the trpS gene encoding tryptophan--tRNA ligase, whose amino-acid sequence is MRVLSGIQPSGTLHIANYFAMMQRMIRFQQEHTLFCFIVNLHALTTVYDGERLKTDTMNACLDFLALGLDPEKAFFWVQGDVPEVCELTWILNNHTPVGLLERAHSYKDKIAKGFQPHNGLFSYPVLMAADILLYQADAVPVGKDQKQHLEITRDIAIKFNNAYGETFTVPEPWIEEDTAVIPGLDGQKMSKSYGNTLEIFAPEKYLKKKVMKIVTDSTPVEEPKNPETCNVFALVSLFMDAQEKAALAERYRAGGMGYGEVKKELFARMWEYFAPYRAKREELAGNLDYVRQVMAKGADKTRAVANETLDLVRSRVGLNY
- a CDS encoding NADH:flavin oxidoreductase; the encoded protein is MADIFTPWKIKDLSIPNRLVRSATWEGLADDDGVPSHELINALADLAEGGVGLIITGYAYISPEGRGLPKQTGAHIDALVGPLTRISDAVHKSGGLVAMQIVHAGGQTKADWIGQQPIGPSAMLNPAFGEEVAEMSLMQIEDTIEAFALAAARVRAAGFDAVELHGAHGYLINQFLSPLTNQRTDDYGGSPANRARFAYEVLAATRQAVGPTYPVFIKLNSYDAVEGGLTLEESLPVAQGLAQRGMNAIEVSGGTPAAGKLSPSRVVKQAEEEGYFLANAAAIKKAVSCPVICVGGWRSKSQVEKALDQVDAVAMSRPFIRQPDLAKRWQAGEEKATCISCNQCFKVGMQQGLGCGQELKKQEKAQG